In Burkholderiales bacterium, the following are encoded in one genomic region:
- a CDS encoding SDR family oxidoreductase — MAYFVTGATGFIGRYLVENLLKRGKPVYALVRKGSQKKLDALKRSLEATDKQLIAVHGDLSAKNLGVSAADTKKLAGKIDHFFHLAAIYDLNASAEDQKLTNVEGTRHAVKFAAAVRAGCFHHVSSIAAAGLYEGVFREDMFEEAEELVHPYFSTKHESEGVVRKEREGAFRVYRPGFVVGHSKTGEIDKIDGPYYFFKTIQKMRDLLPPWMPTIGIEGGRINIVPVDFVADAIDHLAHKPGLDGKCFHLTDPSPHRIGEVLNIFAKAAHAPQMTMRVNAKMFGFIPAPVVYGVASLAPVKRAIKVTLNDLGIPRDVFQFVNWPTRYDNRQAAKALKGSGIEVPPLDSYAYRLWDYWERNLDPDLFIDRSLSGRVKGKVVVVTGGSSGIGQATAHRLADAGAKVVIVARDPEKLEVTRKEIAAKGGACFTYSCDLTDMAAIDLLAKRVLADHHGVDFLVNNAGRSIRRAVINSIDRFHDFERTMQLNYFGAVKLILAFLPAMVGKKRGQVINISSIGVLSRAPRFSAYVASKSALDAFSECAASELLDKGIAFTNINMPLVRTPMIAPTRIYDNVPTLSPEEAAGLVVDAIVHRPVRIATRLGIFGAVCHAIAPKLTQVLLNTAFNMFPDSAAAQGKKDGESQSLSAEQIAFAQITQGIHW, encoded by the coding sequence ATGGCCTACTTCGTCACCGGCGCGACCGGGTTCATCGGCCGCTACCTCGTCGAGAATCTGCTGAAGCGCGGCAAGCCGGTCTACGCGCTGGTCCGCAAGGGTTCGCAGAAGAAGCTCGACGCGCTCAAGCGTTCGCTCGAGGCGACGGACAAGCAACTGATCGCCGTGCACGGCGATCTCTCGGCGAAGAACCTGGGCGTCTCCGCCGCCGACACGAAGAAGCTCGCCGGCAAGATCGACCATTTCTTCCACCTCGCCGCGATCTACGATCTCAACGCCTCGGCCGAAGATCAGAAGCTCACCAACGTCGAGGGCACGAGGCACGCGGTGAAGTTCGCCGCGGCGGTGCGCGCCGGCTGCTTCCACCACGTCTCGTCGATCGCCGCGGCCGGCCTCTACGAAGGCGTGTTCCGCGAGGACATGTTCGAGGAGGCCGAGGAACTCGTCCACCCGTACTTCAGCACCAAGCACGAGTCCGAGGGCGTCGTGCGCAAGGAGCGCGAGGGCGCGTTCCGCGTCTACCGGCCCGGATTCGTCGTCGGCCACTCGAAGACCGGCGAGATCGACAAGATCGACGGCCCCTACTACTTCTTCAAGACGATCCAGAAGATGCGCGACCTGCTGCCGCCGTGGATGCCCACGATCGGCATCGAGGGCGGGCGCATCAACATCGTGCCGGTGGATTTCGTCGCGGACGCGATCGACCATCTCGCGCACAAGCCCGGACTCGACGGCAAGTGCTTCCACCTGACCGATCCCTCGCCGCACCGCATCGGCGAGGTGCTCAACATCTTCGCGAAGGCCGCGCACGCGCCGCAGATGACGATGCGCGTCAACGCGAAGATGTTCGGCTTCATCCCCGCGCCGGTCGTCTACGGCGTCGCGTCGCTCGCGCCGGTCAAGCGCGCGATCAAGGTGACGCTGAACGACCTCGGCATCCCGCGCGACGTGTTCCAGTTCGTCAACTGGCCGACCCGCTACGACAACCGCCAGGCGGCGAAGGCGCTCAAGGGCTCGGGCATCGAGGTGCCGCCGCTCGACAGCTACGCCTACCGGTTGTGGGACTACTGGGAGCGCAACCTCGACCCGGACCTCTTCATCGACCGCAGCCTGTCGGGCCGGGTCAAGGGCAAGGTCGTCGTGGTCACCGGAGGCTCGTCGGGCATCGGGCAGGCGACCGCGCACCGCCTCGCCGACGCGGGCGCGAAGGTGGTCATCGTCGCGCGCGACCCCGAGAAGCTGGAGGTCACGCGCAAGGAGATCGCCGCGAAGGGCGGCGCCTGCTTCACCTACTCCTGCGACCTGACCGACATGGCCGCGATCGACCTGCTCGCCAAGCGCGTGCTCGCCGACCACCACGGCGTCGATTTCCTCGTGAACAACGCCGGCCGCTCGATCCGCCGCGCGGTGATCAACTCGATCGACCGCTTCCACGACTTCGAGCGCACGATGCAGCTCAACTACTTCGGCGCGGTCAAGCTGATCCTCGCGTTCCTGCCCGCGATGGTCGGCAAGAAGCGCGGACAGGTCATCAACATCAGTTCGATCGGCGTGCTGTCGCGCGCGCCGCGGTTCTCGGCCTACGTCGCGTCGAAGTCCGCGCTCGACGCGTTCTCGGAGTGCGCGGCCTCGGAACTGCTCGACAAGGGCATCGCGTTCACCAACATCAACATGCCGCTGGTGCGCACGCCGATGATCGCGCCGACGAGGATCTACGACAACGTCCCGACGCTCTCGCCCGAGGAAGCGGCCGGCCTCGTCGTCGACGCGATCGTGCACCGCCCGGTCCGCATCGCGACGCGCCTCGGCATCTTCGGCGCCGTCTGCCACGCGATCGCGCCCAAGCTCACGCAGGTCCTGCTCAACACCGCGTTCAACATGTTCCCCGATTCCGCGGCGGCACAGGGCAAGAAGGACGGGGAATCACAGTCGCTCTCCGCCGAGCAGATCGCGTTCGCGCAGATCACGCAGGGTATCCATTGGTAG
- a CDS encoding acyl-CoA-binding protein, whose translation MAAAKKDDLKGKFEAAAAAAKQTKKKPDNATLLKLYSYYKQATEGDVKGDRPGGFDFVGGAKHDAWSKLEGMSRDDAMTNYIKQVEKLNRA comes from the coding sequence ATGGCCGCCGCGAAGAAGGACGATCTGAAGGGCAAGTTCGAGGCCGCGGCCGCCGCGGCGAAGCAGACGAAGAAGAAGCCCGACAACGCCACGCTGCTCAAGCTCTACTCGTACTACAAGCAGGCGACCGAGGGCGACGTCAAGGGCGACCGACCGGGCGGGTTCGACTTCGTCGGCGGCGCGAAGCACGACGCGTGGTCGAAGCTCGAGGGCATGAGCCGCGACGACGCGATGACGAACTACATCAAGCAGGTCGAGAAGCTCAACCGCGCATGA
- a CDS encoding alpha/beta fold hydrolase has translation MWTAIALWSINGALLAGYVFVAARQVAAGGAAWPWIVAVPVIYFAIVFVMTAVYFAIAWVRRSPRPGDRRVGMRASLRLFAREFWALAGATPRLMAYRRIGRDPPRAPARDPVLLLHGVLCNAGVWRSMKRRLSAQGIGPLYALSYGPPLASIDLFAEQVASKIDAILAATGAAQVSVVAHSMGGLVARAYLRRYGGAKLRKVITIGTPHAGSAHAWMFPGVSLAQLRPGNAWLAALPIPSRDSTPPFVSLWSWHDSMVAPQTSARLEYGRNIELTGVGHNALLTDPEVARRVAEELRASGPDTAVSQAVGQTSV, from the coding sequence ATGTGGACGGCGATCGCGTTGTGGTCGATCAACGGCGCGCTCCTCGCGGGCTACGTCTTCGTCGCGGCGCGACAGGTCGCGGCCGGCGGCGCGGCGTGGCCGTGGATCGTCGCGGTTCCGGTCATCTACTTCGCGATCGTGTTCGTGATGACCGCGGTCTATTTCGCGATCGCCTGGGTGCGACGCTCGCCACGGCCGGGCGACCGGCGGGTCGGCATGCGGGCCTCATTGCGCCTGTTCGCGCGCGAGTTCTGGGCGCTCGCCGGCGCAACGCCTCGTCTCATGGCCTACCGCCGGATCGGCCGCGACCCGCCGCGTGCGCCCGCGCGCGATCCGGTGCTGCTGCTGCACGGCGTGCTATGCAACGCCGGCGTGTGGCGGTCGATGAAGCGGCGCCTGTCCGCGCAGGGGATCGGCCCGCTGTACGCGCTCTCCTACGGCCCGCCGCTCGCGTCGATCGACCTCTTCGCCGAGCAGGTCGCCTCGAAGATCGACGCGATCCTCGCGGCCACCGGCGCGGCACAGGTGTCGGTCGTCGCGCACAGCATGGGCGGGCTCGTCGCGCGCGCCTACCTGCGCCGCTACGGCGGCGCGAAGCTGCGGAAGGTGATCACGATCGGCACGCCGCACGCCGGCAGCGCGCACGCCTGGATGTTCCCCGGCGTCTCGCTCGCGCAGTTGCGGCCGGGCAACGCCTGGCTCGCCGCGCTGCCGATTCCGTCGCGCGACAGCACACCGCCATTCGTGTCGCTGTGGTCGTGGCACGACTCGATGGTCGCGCCGCAGACCTCCGCCCGCCTCGAATACGGCCGCAACATCGAGCTGACCGGCGTCGGCCACAACGCGCTCCTCACCGATCCGGAGGTCGCGCGGCGCGTGGCCGAGGAACTGCGGGCTTCCGGCCCCGATACCGCGGTGAGTCAGGCGGTAGGTCAGACTTCAGTCTGA
- a CDS encoding glutathione peroxidase gives MQVLDSLSGEFYCGRRRRKAPHDVNLRADHHACTQRACIVTLAVIALVTCAVPAQGAGSAACPALLDYSFERLQGGQTQSLCDYRGKVVLVVNTASYCGYTRQYEGLEALYRKYRDRGLVVIGFPSNDFGGQEPGTNREIAEFCRSTYGVEFPMFEKSSVKGVATNPVFGALAARTGQPPKWNFHKYLIDRRGTNVRSFRSDVEPGSPELVGQIEAWLAEPAPPG, from the coding sequence GTGCAGGTGCTTGACAGTCTCTCGGGCGAATTCTACTGTGGTCGGCGAAGGCGGAAGGCTCCCCACGACGTGAATCTTCGCGCGGATCACCATGCGTGCACCCAGCGGGCGTGCATCGTCACGCTGGCCGTGATCGCGCTCGTGACCTGCGCGGTGCCGGCGCAGGGTGCGGGCAGTGCAGCCTGCCCTGCGCTGCTCGACTACAGCTTCGAGCGGCTGCAGGGCGGCCAGACGCAGTCGCTGTGCGACTACCGCGGCAAGGTCGTGCTGGTGGTCAACACCGCGAGCTACTGCGGCTACACCCGGCAGTACGAGGGACTCGAAGCGCTCTACCGCAAGTACCGCGATCGCGGCCTCGTCGTGATCGGGTTCCCGTCGAACGACTTCGGCGGGCAGGAGCCGGGCACCAACCGCGAGATCGCCGAGTTCTGCCGCTCGACCTACGGCGTCGAGTTCCCGATGTTCGAAAAGTCGTCGGTGAAGGGCGTCGCGACCAATCCGGTCTTCGGCGCGCTCGCCGCGAGGACCGGCCAGCCGCCGAAGTGGAACTTCCACAAGTACCTGATCGACCGCCGCGGCACCAACGTCCGCAGTTTCAGGAGCGACGTCGAGCCGGGGAGCCCCGAACTCGTGGGGCAGATCGAGGCGTGGCTCGCCGAGCCGGCGCCGCCGGGCTGA
- a CDS encoding MerR family transcriptional regulator gives MTPPLGSAPAPGFNIGAVERETGLSKDLLRVWERRYGFPRPARDAGGERLYSPYEVSKLRAIKRLMDVGMRPGKVVNQSLDALHALAGARAGEGHGESSPEPVRDVVALVRAHDACGLQQLLAQRVMRQGLQPFVLETLAPLNREIGAAWMRGDLQVFEEHQYTEAAHVALRTAINTFPRTPENSPRVLLTTFPREPHHLGLLMVEALLVPEGAYCISLGTQTPVEDIRRAALAHRANIVALSFSGAYPMRAAVEGLATLRAQLPAHMEIWAGGEMTRRVRRTLAGVALMSDLAATVPALRGWKARRG, from the coding sequence ATGACTCCGCCCCTCGGTTCTGCTCCCGCGCCGGGTTTCAACATCGGCGCCGTCGAGCGGGAAACCGGCCTGTCGAAGGACCTGCTGCGGGTGTGGGAGCGTCGCTACGGGTTTCCCCGGCCGGCGCGCGATGCCGGCGGCGAGCGGCTCTATTCACCCTACGAGGTGTCGAAGCTTCGCGCGATCAAGCGGCTGATGGACGTGGGCATGCGTCCAGGCAAGGTCGTCAACCAGTCGCTCGACGCGCTCCACGCGCTGGCGGGCGCGCGCGCGGGCGAGGGCCATGGCGAGAGTTCGCCGGAACCGGTGCGCGACGTGGTCGCGCTCGTGCGGGCGCACGACGCCTGCGGACTGCAGCAGCTTCTCGCCCAGCGCGTGATGCGCCAGGGCCTGCAGCCGTTCGTGCTGGAGACGCTCGCGCCGCTCAACCGCGAGATCGGCGCGGCGTGGATGCGCGGCGACCTGCAGGTGTTCGAGGAGCACCAGTACACCGAAGCCGCGCACGTCGCGCTGCGCACCGCGATCAACACCTTCCCGCGCACGCCGGAGAACTCGCCGCGCGTGCTGCTGACGACGTTCCCGCGCGAGCCCCACCACCTTGGCCTCTTGATGGTCGAGGCGCTGCTCGTGCCCGAGGGCGCGTATTGCATCTCGCTCGGCACGCAGACCCCGGTGGAGGACATCCGGCGCGCCGCGCTCGCGCACCGCGCGAACATCGTCGCGCTCTCGTTCTCGGGTGCCTATCCGATGCGCGCGGCGGTCGAGGGGCTCGCGACGCTGCGCGCGCAACTGCCGGCGCACATGGAGATCTGGGCCGGCGGCGAGATGACGCGCCGAGTGCGCAGGACGCTCGCCGGCGTGGCGCTCATGTCCGATCTCGCGGCGACGGTTCCGGCACTTCGCGGCTGGAAGGCGCGGCGCGGCTGA
- a CDS encoding phasin family protein — protein MLKQAKAKAKSESTGASGAHDALSDLPKSILDSSRQIWLAGLGAFSKAQAGGMKVFETLVEQGEVLEKKTRHVAADAAAVARGAARAKAKEVQAMAGGTWDKLEQVFEDRVARALSKLGVHTQSDVERLAERVDALSEAVNELLKATGVEPKRKAPASPVKKIVKGAVKTAARSASTAARTASGAVDAATRTASGAVGAATRTAKRTVRTARKVVKGALG, from the coding sequence ATGCTGAAGCAGGCGAAGGCGAAAGCGAAGTCCGAGTCGACCGGCGCTTCCGGGGCGCACGATGCGCTGTCCGACCTGCCGAAGTCGATTCTCGACTCGTCGCGGCAGATCTGGCTCGCGGGCCTGGGCGCCTTCTCGAAGGCGCAGGCCGGCGGCATGAAGGTGTTCGAGACGCTCGTCGAGCAGGGCGAGGTCCTGGAGAAGAAGACGCGCCACGTCGCGGCGGATGCGGCGGCGGTCGCGCGTGGCGCCGCCAGGGCGAAGGCGAAGGAGGTTCAGGCGATGGCGGGCGGCACCTGGGACAAGCTCGAGCAGGTCTTCGAGGACCGCGTGGCGCGCGCGCTGTCGAAGCTCGGCGTGCACACGCAGAGCGACGTCGAGCGCCTCGCGGAACGCGTCGACGCGCTCTCCGAGGCGGTGAACGAACTCCTCAAGGCAACCGGCGTCGAGCCGAAGCGCAAGGCGCCCGCTTCGCCGGTGAAGAAGATCGTGAAGGGCGCGGTGAAGACGGCGGCGCGTTCCGCCAGCACCGCCGCGAGAACGGCGAGCGGCGCGGTCGATGCCGCGACCCGGACCGCGAGCGGCGCGGTGGGCGCCGCCACCCGCACCGCGAAGCGCACGGTCCGCACCGCGCGCAAGGTGGTCAAGGGCGCGCTGGGCTGA
- a CDS encoding wax ester/triacylglycerol synthase family O-acyltransferase — translation MAATSRREKVSAVDTAWLRMDRPHNLMMITGVLLFRERLPIARLRRLLDERFLVFRRFRQRPVAAAGMMFWEPARDFDLDRHVVHTALPAPAGRRELQSLVSRLAAVPLDPAHPRWQFHLVDNLDGGSAVIVRIHHCYADGIALVRVMLSMTDAAEHGPPAMPFEPPARKRAAPDDDPVAQLLEPFAGVLATARWIGGTLVDKGVELWTDPSKALALANQGGAMTAEIANLTLMEQDSPTRFKGKPAIAKRVAWAEALPLDEVKTIGRALGGSVNDVLLACVAGALGHYLRDKGDDTDGVTLRALVPVNLRPMEKAYKLGNQFGLVFLDLPIGIRNPVERLYAVRDNMAALKGSFQPVLALGILAAMGAGPKILQETLLSILARNASAVMTNVPGPQQPLWLAGARIDSLMFWVPQSGDIGIGASILSYDGKVQFGLIADRGLCPDPGRVIERFGREFESLVLTALMCPWGIEGDLDPRKVARAVGAGG, via the coding sequence ATGGCAGCGACGTCCCGGCGCGAGAAGGTCTCCGCGGTCGACACCGCCTGGCTGCGGATGGACCGTCCGCACAACCTGATGATGATCACCGGCGTCCTCCTGTTCCGGGAGCGGCTGCCGATCGCGCGGTTGCGGCGGCTCCTCGACGAGCGCTTCCTCGTGTTCCGGCGCTTCCGGCAGCGCCCGGTCGCGGCGGCCGGCATGATGTTCTGGGAGCCCGCGCGCGACTTCGACCTCGATCGCCACGTGGTGCACACGGCGCTGCCCGCGCCTGCCGGCCGGCGCGAGTTGCAGTCGCTCGTCTCCCGCCTCGCGGCCGTCCCTCTCGATCCCGCCCATCCGCGCTGGCAGTTCCACCTCGTCGACAACCTCGACGGCGGCAGCGCGGTGATCGTGCGCATCCACCACTGCTACGCGGACGGCATCGCGCTGGTGCGCGTCATGCTGTCGATGACCGACGCCGCGGAGCACGGTCCTCCGGCGATGCCGTTCGAGCCGCCCGCGCGCAAGCGCGCCGCCCCCGACGACGACCCGGTCGCGCAACTGCTGGAGCCGTTCGCCGGCGTCCTCGCGACGGCGCGCTGGATCGGCGGCACGCTGGTCGACAAGGGCGTCGAGCTGTGGACCGATCCGTCGAAGGCGCTCGCGCTCGCGAACCAGGGCGGCGCGATGACCGCGGAGATCGCGAACCTCACGCTGATGGAGCAGGACTCGCCGACCCGCTTCAAGGGCAAGCCGGCGATCGCCAAGCGCGTCGCCTGGGCCGAAGCGCTGCCGCTCGACGAAGTGAAGACGATCGGGCGCGCGCTGGGCGGCTCGGTCAACGACGTGCTCCTCGCCTGCGTCGCCGGCGCGCTCGGCCACTACCTGCGCGACAAGGGCGACGACACCGACGGCGTGACGCTGCGCGCGCTGGTGCCGGTGAACCTGCGGCCGATGGAGAAGGCATACAAGCTCGGCAACCAGTTCGGGCTCGTGTTCCTCGACCTGCCGATCGGCATCCGCAATCCGGTCGAGCGGCTCTACGCGGTGCGCGACAACATGGCCGCGCTGAAGGGGAGCTTCCAGCCGGTGCTCGCGCTCGGCATCCTCGCGGCGATGGGCGCGGGCCCGAAGATCCTGCAGGAAACGCTGCTGTCGATCCTCGCTCGCAACGCGAGCGCGGTGATGACCAACGTGCCCGGTCCGCAGCAGCCGCTGTGGCTCGCCGGCGCGCGCATCGACAGCCTGATGTTCTGGGTGCCGCAGTCCGGCGACATCGGCATCGGCGCGTCGATCCTGTCCTACGACGGCAAGGTGCAGTTCGGCCTCATCGCCGATCGCGGGCTCTGCCCGGACCCCGGGCGCGTGATCGAGCGGTTCGGGCGCGAGTTCGAATCGCTCGTGCTCACCGCGCTCATGTGCCCGTGGGGCATCGAAGGCGACCTCGATCCGCGCAAGGTCGCGCGCGCGGTCGGCGCAGGCGGCTGA